A single region of the Streptomyces sp. NBC_00236 genome encodes:
- a CDS encoding transposase, protein MPKPYPQEFREDVVRVARNRGPGVTVEQVAADFGVHAMTLWKWMRRADIDDGVKPGTTSQESAELREARRRIKLLEQENEVLRRAAAYLSQANLPGKGSTRS, encoded by the coding sequence GTGCCCAAGCCTTATCCCCAGGAGTTTCGCGAGGACGTCGTGCGGGTCGCGAGGAACCGCGGCCCGGGCGTCACGGTCGAGCAGGTGGCCGCCGACTTCGGCGTCCACGCGATGACGTTGTGGAAGTGGATGCGCCGCGCGGACATCGACGACGGCGTGAAGCCCGGGACGACCAGCCAGGAGAGCGCGGAGCTGCGCGAAGCACGTCGGCGGATCAAGTTGCTGGAGCAGGAGAACGAGGTGTTGCGGCGGGCGGCGGCCTATCTGTCGCAGGCGAACCTGCCGGGAAAAGGATCTACCCGCTCGTGA
- a CDS encoding MFS transporter produces MTTALAPPVRMRKAAVAALGLLAISTGALESVVAPTLPLLQRELDMSPAEGALLNIVLAITGTLVTPFAGKLGDRYGGKRVLIRLMAVVSVGGLVSASAPSLPVLLLGQILQGAMVGALPLSFIVVRKHLPAGDSKAAIGLVSGMFVGGSMVGLLSAGPVAEAFSRHWMFAVPTFAVIGFTLLVNRLMPSDPPGRSDDAGIDWPGLLLLSGILVTLMLVFALAPEAGSQPLVFVALLVVLAALVAGWTAVERRASAPMVDLRMLTRPLIWKSCVVTFVICLGTAMGVYLVPQLLDMSGDGYGFGFDATEIGLVLLPGAVAAMLAGPLGGIGERRFGSRAVVTTAAVLMAAALLTLSVAHSEVWQITVGKALIALASGLCVTAMVTSIASSVDEGDTGIATSLVLVTRVLGSAVGGMLGGALLTAKTSSGSEIPAESAFTTGFLIAGAVAVLSLLVVRTMSKGTKE; encoded by the coding sequence ATGACCACAGCCCTGGCTCCTCCGGTCCGCATGAGGAAGGCCGCCGTCGCGGCCCTCGGCCTGCTGGCGATCTCCACCGGCGCCCTGGAGTCGGTCGTGGCGCCGACGCTCCCGCTCCTGCAACGTGAGCTGGACATGAGCCCGGCCGAAGGAGCGCTCCTCAACATCGTGCTCGCCATCACCGGCACGCTCGTCACACCGTTCGCCGGCAAGCTCGGGGACCGCTACGGCGGAAAGCGAGTCCTGATCCGGCTGATGGCGGTGGTCTCGGTCGGCGGCCTGGTGTCCGCCTCGGCGCCCAGCCTGCCGGTGCTGCTGCTCGGGCAGATTCTGCAAGGGGCGATGGTGGGCGCACTGCCGCTGTCGTTCATCGTGGTGCGCAAACACCTCCCTGCAGGAGACTCCAAGGCGGCCATCGGGCTGGTCAGCGGGATGTTCGTAGGCGGCTCGATGGTGGGACTGCTGTCGGCCGGACCCGTGGCAGAGGCGTTCTCCCGGCACTGGATGTTCGCGGTACCGACCTTCGCGGTCATCGGGTTCACCCTGCTGGTGAACCGGCTGATGCCGTCCGATCCGCCGGGACGGTCGGACGACGCCGGCATCGACTGGCCCGGCCTGCTTCTCCTGAGCGGGATCCTGGTCACCCTCATGCTCGTGTTCGCGCTGGCGCCCGAGGCGGGCTCGCAGCCACTCGTGTTCGTGGCCCTCCTCGTGGTGCTGGCCGCCCTCGTGGCCGGATGGACGGCCGTGGAACGCCGCGCATCCGCACCGATGGTCGATCTGCGCATGCTGACACGGCCTCTGATCTGGAAGTCGTGTGTGGTGACGTTCGTGATCTGCCTCGGCACCGCGATGGGGGTCTATCTCGTTCCGCAGCTGCTCGACATGTCCGGCGACGGATACGGTTTCGGGTTCGACGCCACCGAGATCGGCCTCGTCCTCCTGCCCGGCGCCGTGGCCGCGATGCTGGCCGGCCCGCTCGGCGGGATCGGGGAGCGGCGCTTCGGCTCGCGTGCCGTGGTCACCACCGCGGCCGTCCTCATGGCCGCCGCCCTGCTCACCCTGTCGGTCGCACACTCCGAGGTCTGGCAGATCACCGTCGGCAAGGCGCTGATCGCACTGGCCAGCGGCCTGTGCGTCACCGCCATGGTGACCAGCATCGCCTCTTCCGTCGACGAAGGCGACACCGGCATCGCCACCAGCCTGGTCCTGGTGACCCGCGTACTGGGCTCCGCCGTGGGCGGGATGCTCGGCGGCGCACTCCTCACCGCGAAAACGTCCTCCGGATCGGAAATCCCGGCCGAATCGGCCTTCACCACCGGCTTCCTCATCGCCGGAGCCGTCGCGGTGCTGTCCCTGCTTGTCGTCCGAACCATGAGCAAAGGAACCAAGGAATGA
- a CDS encoding AlbA family DNA-binding domain-containing protein: MTFRSRRLEALFGSRLDQLTYEQIAGLAGVEAAAEAEDLEYKREVAAADPKGKEELAKDICALANHIGGALVIGLTDVKGVPTKVMDIDLADAHLRHLEQVIGSSTAPQVRYETYPVRNPDDPGRGFLILAVPRSPHGPHAVTTPPVKATEKALRYPRRTGSLTTWLTETDVATAYHHRFTTTADRAKRLLDIEREALMALPPSNQPQLMVSVTPEVPGDMPITQGTFNRHRRNLLVTSPYPASTPVRQRWTSRSSTSPTWTRSSTSCFRCCTSWAPMPGIALASPAPSWSRQH; the protein is encoded by the coding sequence ATGACGTTTCGCTCCCGGCGCCTGGAAGCACTGTTCGGCAGCCGACTTGATCAGTTGACCTACGAACAGATAGCTGGGCTGGCTGGTGTAGAAGCCGCTGCTGAGGCGGAGGACCTGGAGTACAAGCGGGAGGTTGCCGCTGCGGATCCGAAGGGCAAGGAAGAGCTGGCCAAGGACATCTGCGCCTTGGCCAACCACATCGGCGGCGCCTTGGTCATCGGCCTGACTGACGTCAAAGGTGTCCCCACGAAGGTTATGGACATCGATCTCGCGGACGCTCATCTGCGACACCTTGAACAGGTCATCGGCAGCAGTACCGCACCGCAGGTCCGCTACGAGACCTACCCCGTTCGCAACCCGGACGATCCCGGCCGGGGCTTCCTCATTCTCGCGGTGCCGCGCAGCCCTCATGGGCCCCATGCTGTGACCACACCGCCGGTCAAGGCGACGGAGAAAGCACTGCGCTACCCCCGACGTACTGGATCCCTGACCACCTGGCTGACCGAGACGGATGTCGCCACCGCCTATCACCACCGGTTCACCACCACGGCAGACCGTGCCAAGAGATTGCTCGACATCGAACGCGAAGCCCTGATGGCGCTCCCGCCCAGCAACCAACCGCAGCTCATGGTCAGCGTCACGCCGGAGGTCCCCGGCGACATGCCGATCACACAGGGGACCTTCAACCGTCACCGACGCAATCTGCTGGTCACGTCGCCTTACCCGGCATCCACTCCGGTACGGCAACGGTGGACCTCAAGGAGTTCAACTTCGCCGACCTGGACACGGTCGTCTACGAGCTGCTTTCGATGCTGTACTTCCTGGGCGCCCATGCCCGGGATCGCGCTGGCGTCTCCGGCACCGTCCTGGTCAAGGCAGCACTGA
- a CDS encoding protein kinase domain-containing protein — protein sequence MPRAEKSLRGHLQDHGRLPLSEAVAVLSDVAEALTDLKDREVVHRDLKPENILLLGGPLVPRRLRDHSLRRSQYRQPHLQVPQQPRLHGPRTLERPAG from the coding sequence ATGCCCCGCGCCGAGAAGTCCCTGCGCGGCCACCTCCAGGACCACGGCCGGCTGCCGCTCAGCGAGGCGGTCGCCGTCCTGTCCGACGTCGCCGAAGCACTCACCGACCTCAAGGATCGAGAGGTCGTCCACCGCGACCTCAAGCCTGAGAACATCCTGCTGCTAGGCGGGCCGCTGGTGCCTCGCCGACTTCGGGATCACTCGCTACGCCGAAGTCAGTACCGCCAACCGCACCTGCAAGTTCCACAGCAACCTCGCCTACATGGCCCCCGAACGCTGGAACGGCCAGCGGGCTGA
- a CDS encoding FAD-dependent monooxygenase, whose product MTPTDQLTATRTTPRRRKVLISGASIAGPALAYWLNRYGYAVTVVEKASTLRSGGYPIDVRGTALEVVRRMGILPRLREAHIDLRRLTFLEGDGNEVALLHPHTITGGVARRDLEVRRGDLTDALHTAVRDDVEFLFNDSIDTLDQSGHGIDVTFHGGSRRTFDMVFGADGTHSHTREMLFGPEEQFHHYLGYCFAVFTMRNTFGLSHETVMWNAPGRAAALYAVGDDEVHAFLNFAQPELPFDAFRDLQAQRDLVTRAFADAGWEVPGMLAALRDADDVFFDAVSQIRMPRWSSGRIALVGDAAWAPSFLTGQGTSLALVGAYMLAGSLANRDHATSFTAYEHSTRDFVTTNQALVGKGGATLFPTTPQALKERNDRLRNLSAMPPGEGRPAYSALTLPEFTPIS is encoded by the coding sequence ATGACCCCGACCGACCAGCTGACAGCTACCCGAACCACGCCGAGGCGGCGCAAGGTCCTGATCTCCGGAGCCAGCATCGCCGGCCCCGCCCTCGCGTACTGGCTGAACCGCTACGGATACGCGGTCACGGTGGTGGAGAAAGCGAGCACGCTGCGCAGCGGTGGGTACCCCATCGACGTGCGCGGCACCGCACTGGAAGTCGTCCGGAGGATGGGGATCCTGCCCCGACTGCGAGAAGCCCACATCGACTTGCGCCGGCTGACCTTCCTCGAAGGAGACGGCAACGAAGTGGCCCTGCTCCACCCGCACACCATCACCGGCGGTGTCGCCCGACGAGACCTGGAGGTACGGCGCGGGGATCTCACCGACGCCCTCCACACTGCGGTCCGCGACGACGTGGAGTTCCTCTTCAACGACTCCATCGACACCCTCGACCAGTCGGGCCATGGAATCGACGTCACCTTCCACGGCGGCAGCAGACGCACCTTCGACATGGTCTTCGGCGCAGACGGCACGCACTCACATACCCGGGAGATGCTGTTCGGTCCCGAGGAGCAATTCCACCACTACCTCGGCTACTGCTTCGCCGTGTTCACCATGCGCAACACCTTCGGCCTCTCCCACGAGACCGTGATGTGGAACGCGCCGGGCAGGGCCGCAGCCCTCTACGCCGTGGGCGACGACGAAGTGCACGCCTTCCTGAACTTCGCCCAGCCGGAACTGCCGTTCGACGCGTTCCGGGACCTGCAAGCCCAACGCGACCTGGTCACCAGGGCCTTCGCCGATGCCGGATGGGAGGTCCCGGGCATGCTGGCCGCCCTGCGCGACGCGGACGACGTATTCTTCGACGCGGTCAGCCAGATCCGCATGCCCCGCTGGTCCAGCGGCAGAATCGCGCTGGTGGGCGACGCCGCATGGGCGCCCTCGTTCCTCACCGGACAGGGCACCAGCCTCGCCCTCGTCGGCGCCTACATGCTCGCCGGTTCCCTGGCCAACCGGGACCACGCCACAAGCTTCACCGCCTACGAACACTCCACCCGTGACTTCGTGACCACGAACCAGGCGCTGGTCGGCAAGGGCGGTGCCACCCTTTTCCCGACCACGCCCCAGGCCCTGAAGGAACGCAACGACAGACTGCGCAACCTCAGCGCCATGCCCCCCGGTGAAGGACGCCCAGCCTATTCGGCCCTCACCCTGCCCGAATTCACCCCCATATCGTGA
- a CDS encoding SCO6745 family protein, producing the protein MTHLARRMFELLEPICLVTFLADECNEELAALGHRTYWDGYFASRAAPLGRVPAHVVHAAFYNFADGEAARHIPSAWETISPEASVAARERGSAASLRRILGDELAGSPGLVRAADLTTKAATSAPIEGRVMYAGMRTIEVPSDPVARLWHSATMLREHRGDGHIAALVGARIGGTEAHVLSALEQGIHPPESFGRIHHLPKERLAAVMGGMRERGLVDIDGHFTDAGHAIKQRIETLTDELAIPPYDALSPAELDELITSLEPITATLVATGSQ; encoded by the coding sequence ATGACTCACCTCGCACGTCGCATGTTCGAGCTCCTGGAGCCGATCTGCCTGGTCACGTTCCTCGCGGACGAGTGCAACGAAGAACTGGCCGCACTCGGCCACCGCACCTATTGGGACGGCTACTTCGCCAGCCGTGCCGCACCCCTGGGGCGGGTGCCGGCCCACGTCGTGCACGCGGCCTTCTACAACTTCGCCGACGGGGAAGCCGCACGGCACATCCCCAGCGCCTGGGAGACGATCTCGCCCGAGGCCTCCGTTGCCGCGCGGGAGCGGGGCAGCGCGGCCTCCCTACGCCGCATCCTCGGCGACGAGCTGGCCGGGTCCCCGGGTTTGGTGCGCGCCGCGGACTTGACCACCAAGGCCGCAACGAGCGCCCCCATCGAAGGCCGGGTGATGTACGCCGGCATGCGCACAATTGAGGTACCCAGCGACCCCGTCGCCCGGCTGTGGCATTCCGCGACCATGCTGCGCGAGCACCGCGGCGACGGGCACATCGCCGCTCTCGTCGGCGCGCGCATCGGCGGTACGGAGGCCCACGTGCTCTCCGCTCTGGAGCAGGGCATCCACCCCCCGGAGTCGTTCGGACGCATCCATCACCTGCCCAAGGAGCGCCTGGCCGCGGTCATGGGCGGCATGCGCGAACGCGGACTCGTCGACATCGACGGCCACTTCACCGACGCGGGCCACGCGATCAAACAACGCATCGAAACCCTCACTGACGAACTCGCCATCCCGCCCTACGACGCCCTGTCCCCCGCCGAACTCGACGAACTGATCACCAGCCTCGAACCCATCACCGCGACCCTGGTGGCCACAGGCTCGCAGTGA
- a CDS encoding AlbA family DNA-binding domain-containing protein, with the protein MGIDPEEVNRQQYAQWIRNHVQPYLPDLDIFELTDSTKTVLVVDVPASEMAPHFVYGGAARDKEQQAAVIPYRDNDHTAWMAEPRIERAYRDRFARVGRADEEIQRHIDFTTQTIAAHASVPSAWFVAVSRPQRPLPRGAYTMSRDEAREVLEAAQTRARHLNPREPVPGPLVGVGPDTRLNPRPGLRRWV; encoded by the coding sequence GTGGGCATCGACCCCGAGGAAGTCAACCGGCAGCAGTATGCCCAGTGGATCCGCAACCACGTTCAGCCCTACCTGCCGGACCTGGACATATTCGAGCTGACCGACAGCACGAAGACGGTCCTGGTCGTCGACGTGCCGGCCAGCGAGATGGCACCGCACTTCGTCTACGGTGGCGCAGCACGAGACAAGGAACAGCAGGCCGCAGTCATCCCCTACCGGGACAACGACCACACCGCCTGGATGGCAGAGCCTCGGATCGAGCGGGCTTACCGTGACCGTTTCGCCCGCGTCGGCCGGGCCGACGAAGAAATCCAGCGCCATATCGACTTCACCACCCAGACCATCGCCGCCCACGCTTCCGTGCCCTCGGCGTGGTTCGTCGCGGTCTCCCGGCCGCAGCGGCCCCTGCCCCGCGGCGCCTACACGATGAGTCGCGACGAAGCACGGGAAGTCCTCGAGGCCGCCCAGACCCGAGCCCGCCATCTGAACCCGCGAGAGCCGGTGCCGGGGCCCCTGGTCGGGGTGGGACCGGACACCCGGCTCAACCCCCGGCCCGGCCTGCGTCGCTGGGTGTGA
- a CDS encoding DEAD/DEAH box helicase: MTVINLREHQVAQKAAFRRWSGFPARPPVPPQGIRGTIVSATGSGKTIMAAASALECFPGGRILVMVPTLDLLAQTAQAWRLVGHRAPMVAVCSLENDAVLNSLGVRTTTNPIQLALWAGHGPVVVLATYASLVDREDITAPTGQGRVRGPLEAALAGGERLYGQQMDRFDLAIVDEAHSTTGELGRPWAAIHDNQRIPADFRLYLTATPRILAALRPQKGSGGQEAEIATMSDDPDGVFGAWLPGAELGLSEAIEREILAGFEIDVLEIRDPAPVVGESEEARRGRRLALLQTALLEHAAAYNLRTVMTFHQKVEEARAFADKLPETAAHLYVNEASDADLAAADRLPKSSIDAEFYELEAGRHVPPDRVWSAWLCGDHLVAERREALRQFANGVDVTGRRVHRAFLASVRVLGEGVDITGERGVDSICFADTRGSQVEIVQNIGRALRLNRDGSTKVARIIVPVFLEPNEDPTDMVASASFRPLVAVLQGLRSHDDRLVEQLASRALTSGKRKVHVQRDEDGQIVGAGGAGDGEDQEDDDTQAAAEAALLHFSSPRDAATIAAFLRTRVYRPESLVWLEGLQALIRWRKENEITGVHAVPYDVEVEVGVTKSFPLGHWVHQQRKALRAGELEERRKTLLDAPEAGMVWEPGEEAWESKLAALRSYRRATGHLAPRQDAVWGEGEAMVPVGQHMANLRRKGGLGKDPQRAAVRAAQLTEIDPDWNCPWPLNWQRHYRVLADLVDADGVLPAIEPGVLFEGDDLGKWLERQKNPGIWAQLLPEQQERLSKLGVQPDQPPAPAPAAARTAKGPSKAQAAFQRGLAALAQWVEREGDRPVPRGAVVEVAVDGETKPVPVKLGVWISNTKTRRDKLTADQLASLAKLGMDWAKPVTDSL; this comes from the coding sequence GTGACCGTTATCAATCTCCGCGAACACCAAGTAGCCCAGAAAGCGGCCTTCCGAAGATGGTCTGGCTTCCCCGCCCGGCCGCCGGTGCCCCCGCAGGGCATACGGGGCACGATCGTGTCCGCGACCGGCTCCGGTAAAACGATCATGGCCGCCGCGAGCGCCCTGGAATGCTTCCCGGGCGGCAGGATCCTCGTGATGGTGCCAACCCTGGACCTGCTCGCGCAGACCGCCCAGGCGTGGCGCCTGGTGGGCCACCGGGCACCGATGGTCGCGGTGTGCTCGCTGGAGAACGACGCGGTACTCAACTCCCTAGGCGTGCGGACGACCACGAACCCGATCCAGCTGGCCCTGTGGGCCGGGCACGGGCCCGTAGTCGTACTCGCCACGTACGCCTCCCTCGTGGACCGCGAGGACATCACAGCACCGACAGGCCAGGGGAGGGTTCGCGGGCCGCTGGAGGCCGCTCTGGCGGGCGGAGAGCGGCTCTACGGGCAGCAGATGGACCGTTTCGACCTCGCCATCGTGGACGAAGCCCACTCAACCACCGGAGAGCTCGGGCGCCCGTGGGCCGCGATCCACGACAACCAGCGGATCCCCGCCGACTTCCGGCTCTACCTCACCGCGACCCCGCGCATCCTCGCCGCACTCCGCCCCCAGAAGGGCAGCGGCGGCCAGGAGGCAGAGATCGCGACGATGTCGGACGACCCGGACGGCGTGTTCGGCGCCTGGCTCCCCGGCGCGGAGCTGGGACTCTCAGAGGCGATCGAGCGGGAAATCCTCGCCGGGTTCGAGATCGACGTCCTGGAGATCCGCGACCCGGCCCCGGTCGTCGGGGAGTCCGAGGAAGCGCGGCGGGGCCGGCGACTGGCGCTGCTACAGACCGCACTTCTGGAGCACGCGGCGGCGTACAACCTGCGTACGGTCATGACGTTCCACCAGAAGGTCGAGGAAGCCCGCGCGTTCGCGGACAAGCTCCCCGAGACCGCAGCCCACCTGTACGTCAACGAAGCGTCCGACGCCGACCTGGCCGCCGCCGACCGGCTGCCGAAGTCGTCGATCGACGCGGAGTTCTACGAGCTGGAGGCCGGCCGCCACGTACCCCCGGACCGCGTCTGGTCGGCGTGGCTGTGCGGGGACCACCTCGTAGCCGAGCGGCGGGAGGCGCTGCGTCAGTTCGCCAACGGCGTCGACGTCACCGGGCGCCGGGTGCACCGTGCCTTCCTCGCGAGCGTTCGCGTTCTCGGGGAGGGGGTGGACATCACCGGCGAGCGGGGAGTCGACTCGATCTGCTTCGCGGACACTCGCGGCTCACAGGTGGAGATCGTGCAGAACATCGGCCGCGCGCTCAGGTTGAACCGCGACGGCTCCACGAAGGTCGCCAGGATCATCGTGCCGGTGTTCCTGGAGCCGAACGAGGACCCGACGGACATGGTCGCCAGTGCCAGCTTCCGCCCCCTTGTAGCCGTCCTCCAGGGGCTCCGCTCGCACGATGACCGACTTGTTGAGCAGCTCGCTTCCCGGGCGCTCACGAGCGGCAAGCGCAAGGTGCACGTCCAGCGGGACGAGGACGGGCAGATCGTCGGGGCCGGCGGCGCGGGCGACGGCGAGGACCAGGAGGACGACGACACCCAGGCCGCCGCCGAAGCCGCCCTGCTCCACTTCTCCAGCCCGCGCGACGCGGCGACGATCGCCGCGTTCCTGCGCACCCGGGTCTACCGGCCGGAAAGCCTCGTGTGGCTGGAAGGTCTCCAGGCCCTCATCCGCTGGCGGAAGGAGAACGAGATCACCGGCGTCCACGCCGTCCCCTACGACGTCGAGGTCGAAGTCGGCGTCACGAAGTCCTTTCCGCTTGGCCACTGGGTGCATCAGCAGCGGAAAGCGCTGCGGGCCGGGGAGCTGGAGGAGCGGCGCAAGACCCTTCTGGACGCACCCGAGGCCGGGATGGTGTGGGAGCCGGGCGAAGAGGCGTGGGAGAGCAAACTCGCCGCCCTGCGGTCCTACCGCCGGGCCACCGGGCACCTCGCACCGCGTCAGGACGCGGTGTGGGGCGAGGGCGAGGCGATGGTGCCGGTCGGGCAGCACATGGCGAACCTGCGCCGGAAGGGCGGCCTGGGCAAGGACCCGCAGCGGGCCGCCGTGCGCGCGGCGCAGCTGACGGAGATCGACCCGGACTGGAACTGCCCGTGGCCGCTGAACTGGCAGAGGCACTACCGGGTCCTCGCCGACCTGGTCGACGCCGACGGCGTCCTGCCGGCCATCGAACCGGGGGTGCTGTTCGAGGGCGATGACCTGGGCAAGTGGCTGGAGCGGCAGAAGAACCCGGGCATCTGGGCGCAGCTTCTCCCCGAGCAGCAGGAACGGCTGTCGAAGCTGGGCGTGCAACCCGACCAGCCACCAGCCCCCGCCCCGGCAGCCGCTCGTACGGCGAAGGGCCCGAGCAAGGCGCAGGCGGCGTTCCAGCGCGGTCTGGCAGCCCTCGCGCAGTGGGTAGAACGGGAAGGAGACCGGCCCGTGCCCCGGGGTGCAGTCGTTGAGGTCGCCGTCGACGGCGAGACCAAGCCGGTGCCGGTGAAACTCGGCGTGTGGATTTCGAACACCAAGACTCGGCGCGACAAGCTCACCGCCGACCAGCTCGCCTCGCTCGCGAAGCTGGGCATGGACTGGGCGAAGCCGGTGACGGACAGCCTCTGA
- a CDS encoding ABC transporter ATP-binding protein produces the protein MRLRKGEWQKVNDRPAARGTAPATAPGLAVELRGVQRQYDRGTGTARALAGVDLGLSQGTFTAIMGPSGSGTSTFPQCAAGLDRPTSGAVRLGGTEITGMSENKLTELRRSRSRFGFGFGFQAFNLPPSLTVEQNVLLPIRLAGQRQDHCRAEAVLALVGLADKAKRRPGELAGGQQQRVTVTRTLVTAPDVIFADEPTGTLDTGTAAEALGLLRHTVNTLGATVALAIHAPTAAAWADRVLFLADGTFADHLEQGPAEQTAVRVPVLTSRTGAMAGAVA, from the coding sequence ATGAGGCTTCGCAAGGGAGAGTGGCAGAAAGTGAACGATCGGCCGGCGGCCCGGGGCACCGCCCCGGCCACCGCTCCCGGTCTCGCCGTCGAACTGCGCGGTGTGCAGCGGCAGTACGACCGCGGCACGGGGACGGCGCGCGCCCTGGCGGGTGTCGACTTAGGCCTCTCCCAAGGTACGTTCACCGCGATCATGGGCCCGTCCGGGTCCGGCACGTCCACCTTCCCGCAATGTGCCGCCGGGCTCGACCGGCCCACCTCCGGGGCGGTGCGCCTCGGCGGCACGGAGATCACCGGCATGAGCGAGAACAAGCTCACCGAGCTGCGCCGCAGCCGCAGCCGCTTCGGCTTCGGCTTTGGCTTCCAGGCCTTCAATCTGCCGCCCTCACTGACCGTCGAGCAGAACGTGCTGCTCCCGATACGCCTGGCCGGACAGCGCCAGGACCACTGCCGGGCGGAAGCGGTACTCGCCCTGGTCGGCCTCGCCGACAAGGCGAAGCGCCGGCCCGGTGAACTCGCCGGCGGCCAGCAGCAACGCGTGACCGTCACCCGCACCCTGGTCACCGCCCCCGACGTGATCTTCGCCGACGAGCCCACCGGCACCCTTGACACCGGCACCGCCGCCGAGGCCCTCGGCCTGCTCCGGCACACGGTGAACACCCTCGGCGCCACCGTCGCCCTGGCCATCCACGCCCCGACCGCCGCAGCCTGGGCCGACCGCGTACTCTTCCTCGCCGACGGCACCTTCGCCGACCACCTCGAACAGGGGCCGGCGGAACAGACTGCGGTACGAGTGCCGGTACTCACCTCCCGTACGGGCGCGATGGCAGGTGCGGTGGCATGA
- a CDS encoding lanthionine synthetase LanC family protein: protein MRSDVYRDVGEAAWSWVLDHVREAEGPWLVQAVVEGGPEAVSPPQDRDSLYAGIAGLAPVLVEIAQYRELSAREAALATGIVTRLSAQAGQRTEPSLYDGLAGDATALRLLAPGEEAVALRQLAALATGDGWKTTLDFEPGSDAPLTDVIMGTAGVVMTAVWAKSEYAEAIATTGGEALLRAADRTEAGLDWGMTPGRPSRAPNYSHGTAGIAAALAVAGTALDRQDFIEAAVEGARHVLSVGSLEDAGFVVPHTIPPSKREVEPVTYTWCHGPAGTSHLFTALAHAGVAEVAGHDVDELRHRCMTSILTSGLPQRLRPGFWDNDGRCCGTAGVGDVLLDAAQDCRAPQRRQTLLRAAHRMGDALVDRAIRDDTGARWRFLEHREDPPLLPPQTTWMQGAAGIAAYLLRLARYGESGPDAPVVDRPDQWWAVPAHLRSTRTDS, encoded by the coding sequence ATGAGGAGCGACGTATATCGGGACGTGGGCGAGGCCGCCTGGTCGTGGGTGCTGGACCACGTGCGCGAGGCCGAGGGCCCATGGCTCGTGCAGGCGGTGGTGGAGGGCGGTCCGGAAGCCGTGTCGCCGCCACAGGACCGCGACTCGCTGTACGCAGGGATCGCCGGCTTGGCCCCGGTGCTGGTCGAGATCGCGCAGTACCGGGAGCTGAGCGCGCGGGAAGCGGCACTGGCGACCGGCATCGTGACCAGGCTGTCGGCACAGGCCGGGCAGCGAACGGAACCCTCGCTGTACGACGGCCTCGCCGGTGACGCGACGGCGCTCAGGCTGCTCGCCCCGGGCGAGGAAGCCGTGGCACTGCGGCAGCTGGCCGCCCTGGCGACCGGCGACGGGTGGAAGACCACCCTCGATTTCGAACCGGGCTCCGACGCACCCCTCACCGACGTCATCATGGGGACCGCGGGCGTCGTGATGACGGCGGTCTGGGCGAAGAGCGAGTACGCAGAGGCGATCGCGACGACGGGAGGCGAGGCGCTGCTGCGGGCGGCGGACCGTACGGAAGCGGGCCTCGACTGGGGCATGACGCCGGGGAGGCCGTCGAGGGCACCGAACTACTCGCACGGAACCGCCGGCATCGCGGCCGCACTGGCGGTCGCGGGCACCGCCCTGGACCGTCAGGACTTCATCGAGGCCGCGGTGGAAGGCGCCCGGCACGTCCTCTCGGTGGGGTCCTTGGAGGACGCCGGTTTCGTCGTCCCGCACACGATCCCCCCGTCGAAACGGGAGGTGGAACCGGTGACGTACACGTGGTGCCACGGCCCGGCGGGCACCTCGCACCTGTTCACCGCACTGGCACACGCAGGGGTCGCCGAGGTGGCGGGCCATGACGTCGACGAGCTGCGGCACCGCTGTATGACCTCGATCCTCACCTCGGGCCTGCCGCAACGCCTCCGTCCCGGCTTCTGGGACAACGACGGCCGCTGCTGCGGAACGGCAGGCGTCGGAGACGTCCTGCTGGACGCCGCCCAGGACTGCCGGGCGCCGCAGCGGAGGCAGACCCTGCTGCGGGCCGCTCACCGGATGGGCGATGCGCTGGTCGACCGGGCCATCAGAGATGATACGGGCGCCCGTTGGCGCTTTCTGGAACACCGCGAGGACCCGCCGCTGCTGCCGCCCCAGACGACGTGGATGCAGGGCGCAGCGGGCATCGCGGCCTACCTTCTGCGCCTAGCCCGGTACGGCGAGAGCGGCCCCGACGCCCCGGTCGTGGACCGCCCGGACCAGTGGTGGGCCGTGCCGGCGCACCTGCGGAGTACTCGCACGGACTCATGA